A genomic segment from Bradyrhizobium sp. ISRA430 encodes:
- the addB gene encoding double-strand break repair protein AddB, translated as MRVFSVPVSVPFLRTVVSALLDGRLVEGFEARKQPARLADATLYLPTRRAMRVVREIFLDEMTADAAVLPRIVALGDIDEDELAFADEAEQFSAAAPLDIPPRLGELERRLTLARLVAAWAKGPVLAPLVVGGPASTLALAGDLARLIDDMVTRGVDWSALDGLVPDQLDQYWQHSLEFLRIARIAWPSHLAEINRIEPAARRDLLIAAEAKRLTAHPRGPVIAAGSTGSMPATAKFLHAVASLPHGAVVLPGLDTDLDEDAWRTIGGVRDALGKFAEHPASNHPQYAMHALLQRFGIKRSDVDILRPAAEGGRDLLASESMRPSAKTEIWHDRLKQPDVAAKIAAGMTNVAVVEAPNPEMEALAIAIAMREARHLGKSAALVTPDRALARRVMAALTRWDLAFDDSGGDVLMETSAGIFARLAAEATTKGLEPPTLLALLKHPLCRLGRAPGQWKAAIEGLELAALRGTRPPAGTAGLTREFNRFREELAKLWQSEVSSLHPAELRARLKAEDLDRIQALIAALQTALAPIESLVPARPYDFAELAHRHREILIGLSRDEQGIPLAFEERDGFALAAAFDDLLRGGTTSGLMVPMPDYADVFQTAFGDRAVRRPDKPGARLQIYGPLESRLMQADRVIIGGLIEGVWPPAPRIDPWLSRPMRHELGLDLPERRIGLSAHDFAQLLGADEVILTHSAKTGGAPAVASRFLHRLEAVAGDAHWKVAKRAGEKYVQFAGALDQPEMVKPIKQPEPRPPRAARPLKLSVTAIEDWLRDPYTIYARHILRLDALDPVDMPLSAADRGSAIHDALGEFTETYAAHLPDDPARVLHAIGEKHFAPLMERPEARALWWPRFQRIARWFGEWETARRNVIEAITAETHGEISILLDNERSFRLSARADRIERRQGGSYAILDYKTGQPPTAKQVRMGLSPQLTLEAAILREGGFPDIDAGASVSQLVYVRLSGNNPPGEERILELKIKQSDTPQPPDTAAAEARVKLEALIRAFEDENQPYTSLNLPMWTNRYGAYDDLARIKEWSAAGGLGIEEW; from the coding sequence ATGCGCGTTTTCAGTGTCCCCGTCTCAGTTCCATTCCTGCGCACGGTCGTGTCAGCTCTGCTCGACGGCCGGCTGGTCGAGGGATTCGAGGCGCGGAAGCAGCCGGCGCGGCTTGCGGACGCCACGCTGTACCTGCCGACCCGGCGCGCGATGCGCGTCGTCCGCGAGATCTTCCTCGACGAGATGACGGCTGACGCGGCGGTGCTGCCGCGCATCGTCGCGCTCGGCGATATCGACGAGGATGAGCTCGCCTTCGCCGACGAAGCCGAGCAGTTTTCGGCCGCGGCGCCGCTCGACATTCCGCCGCGACTGGGCGAGCTCGAACGGCGGCTGACGCTGGCGCGGCTGGTCGCGGCCTGGGCCAAGGGCCCGGTGCTGGCTCCGCTGGTGGTCGGAGGTCCGGCTTCGACGCTTGCGCTCGCCGGCGATCTGGCGCGCTTGATCGACGACATGGTGACGCGCGGCGTCGACTGGAGCGCGCTCGACGGACTCGTGCCGGACCAGCTCGACCAATATTGGCAGCACTCGCTCGAATTCCTGCGCATCGCGCGCATCGCCTGGCCAAGTCACCTCGCTGAAATCAACAGGATCGAACCCGCGGCGCGGCGCGATCTTCTGATCGCCGCGGAAGCGAAGCGGCTGACCGCGCATCCGCGCGGGCCCGTAATCGCAGCCGGCTCGACGGGCTCGATGCCGGCCACCGCAAAATTCCTGCATGCCGTCGCTTCGCTGCCGCATGGCGCAGTGGTATTGCCCGGACTCGACACTGATCTCGACGAGGACGCCTGGCGGACCATTGGTGGCGTCCGCGATGCACTCGGCAAGTTCGCTGAGCATCCGGCGTCGAACCATCCGCAATATGCCATGCACGCCTTGTTGCAGCGGTTCGGCATCAAGCGCAGCGATGTCGACATCCTCCGGCCGGCAGCGGAAGGCGGCCGCGATCTCCTGGCATCCGAATCGATGCGGCCATCCGCCAAGACCGAGATCTGGCACGACCGGTTAAAACAGCCCGATGTCGCCGCAAAAATCGCCGCCGGCATGACGAACGTCGCCGTCGTCGAGGCGCCCAACCCCGAGATGGAAGCGCTCGCGATCGCCATCGCGATGCGCGAGGCGCGCCACCTCGGCAAGTCGGCGGCGCTGGTGACGCCGGACCGCGCGCTGGCACGGCGGGTGATGGCCGCACTCACCCGGTGGGATCTCGCCTTTGATGATTCCGGCGGCGATGTGCTGATGGAAACCTCTGCCGGCATATTTGCGCGCCTCGCGGCCGAAGCGACCACGAAGGGATTGGAGCCGCCGACGCTGCTGGCGCTGCTCAAGCATCCGCTGTGCCGGCTTGGCCGTGCACCGGGCCAGTGGAAGGCGGCCATCGAGGGCCTGGAGCTTGCGGCGCTGCGCGGGACGCGACCGCCAGCGGGAACGGCGGGCCTAACCCGCGAATTCAACCGCTTTCGCGAGGAGCTCGCAAAGCTGTGGCAGAGCGAGGTCTCGTCGCTGCACCCCGCGGAACTCCGGGCGCGTCTCAAGGCCGAGGATCTCGATCGCATCCAGGCGCTGATCGCGGCCCTGCAAACTGCGTTGGCGCCGATCGAAAGTCTGGTACCAGCAAGGCCGTACGACTTCGCCGAGCTGGCGCATCGGCATCGCGAGATCCTGATCGGGCTGTCGCGCGACGAGCAGGGCATTCCGCTCGCCTTCGAGGAGCGCGACGGTTTCGCGCTCGCCGCCGCCTTCGATGATCTGCTGCGCGGCGGAACGACGAGTGGATTGATGGTGCCTATGCCGGACTATGCGGATGTGTTCCAGACCGCGTTCGGCGACCGCGCGGTACGCCGTCCGGACAAGCCGGGCGCGCGACTCCAGATTTACGGCCCGCTGGAATCGCGCTTGATGCAGGCTGATCGCGTCATCATCGGCGGACTGATCGAGGGCGTCTGGCCGCCGGCGCCACGTATCGATCCCTGGCTGAGCCGGCCGATGCGGCACGAGCTCGGCCTCGATCTTCCGGAGCGGCGCATCGGCCTCTCCGCCCATGACTTTGCGCAGCTACTCGGCGCGGACGAAGTCATCCTCACCCATTCCGCCAAGACCGGTGGCGCGCCGGCGGTGGCCTCGCGCTTCCTGCACCGGCTGGAAGCCGTCGCGGGCGATGCGCACTGGAAGGTCGCGAAACGCGCCGGCGAGAAGTACGTGCAGTTCGCGGGCGCGCTGGACCAACCCGAAATGGTCAAGCCGATCAAGCAGCCGGAGCCGCGGCCGCCGCGCGCCGCGCGGCCGCTCAAACTGTCGGTCACCGCGATCGAAGACTGGCTGCGCGACCCCTACACGATCTACGCCAGACACATTCTGCGGCTCGACGCGCTCGATCCCGTCGACATGCCGCTCTCGGCCGCCGACCGCGGCTCGGCGATCCACGATGCGCTCGGCGAGTTCACCGAAACCTATGCAGCACACCTGCCCGACGACCCCGCCCGCGTGCTGCACGCGATCGGCGAAAAGCATTTTGCGCCGTTGATGGAGCGACCCGAAGCGCGCGCGCTGTGGTGGCCGCGCTTCCAGCGCATCGCGCGCTGGTTCGGCGAATGGGAGACCGCGCGCCGCAATGTGATCGAGGCGATCACCGCGGAGACCCATGGTGAGATCTCGATTCTCCTCGACAATGAACGCAGCTTCCGCCTCTCCGCCCGCGCCGACCGCATCGAGCGGCGGCAAGGCGGCAGCTATGCTATCCTCGACTACAAGACCGGCCAGCCGCCGACCGCAAAGCAGGTCCGCATGGGCCTGTCGCCGCAGCTCACGCTGGAAGCGGCGATCCTGCGGGAGGGCGGCTTCCCCGACATCGACGCGGGCGCCTCGGTGAGCCAACTCGTCTATGTCCGCCTCAGCGGCAACAATCCACCGGGCGAGGAGCGCATCCTCGAGCTCAAGATCAAGCAAAGCGACACGCCGCAGCCACCGGACACCGCGGCCGCCGAGGCGAGGGTGAAGCTCGAGGCGCTGATCCGCGCCTTCGAGGACGAGAACCAGCCCTACACCTCGCTGAACCTGCCGATGTGGACCAACCGCTACGGCGCTTATGACGACCTCGCCCGGATCAAGGAATGGTCGGCGGCCGGCGGATTGGGAATCGAAGAATGGTGA
- the addA gene encoding double-strand break repair helicase AddA: protein MVKAPRPIPDAVRATQARASDPTASAFVSANAGSGKTHVLVQRVIRLLLSGVPPEKILCITFTKAAAANMAERVFTTLGHWVTLDDAALDEAIRAAGIPYPNAKLRREARKLFACALETPGGLKVQTIHALCTRLLQQFPFEANVPARFAVIDERDQTDMMERANLKVLLEAARDPESVTGRALLTAMANAADVTFKEVVREACLSRDHFMAWTDEAGSAQAAAAQMAAALGVGAADRIEDIEQEILDGPFLPRSRWDDIAFALEDGSKSDNDQAGRLREAKVFSGSTQVDAYLGVFLTDDKLPRKAVLTKKFCDHNPSVARLFEAEAQRLGGLIEKRRAVTVRDRTEALLHIATAAAANYRREKQERGLLDYDDLIDKTLAMLNRVTSGWVHYKLDRGVDHVLIDEAQDTSPRQWDIVAHIISEFTAGEGAREGLNRTIFAVGDEKQSIFSFQGAAPHEFDARRRELHRKFTAAGLKFDPVAFTYSFRSGATILHSVDHVFRAPEIYKSIHALEIGHPLHNALADAGPSVIELWDLAEADDRQDIEGWRAPFDGVSVTSPEVKLARRIQAEIKRLVESGTLTGHEGERRPLRYGDMLILVRRRGNAFDAVIQALKHANIPVAGADRLKLTEHIAIIDLMNLADALLLPQDDLALAVALKSPLFGLDEDDLFTLAWERKGSLRRALGEHAATHDKFNAALRRLEACEARARDETPFAFYAWLLGGDGGRARILRRLGHEANDALDEFLELALNYERKAPASLQGFMAWLRSADTEVKRDMEISRDEVRVMTVHGAKGLEASVVFMVDTTSSPADTQRLRLIHVPRGNGREVVVWAGRKADDPEPVVDARKAMLEETEDEYRRLLYVAMTRAADRLIVGGCMPGNMKTVRKLSWYDLIDTGLTGSGLEKQTVETPLGKVTRFARPEDVAALGTPATSVDQAIALPAWLQTPAPREILDDDAVRPSGQAADEGRAVRTGESVQSRALALQRGTLVHRLLQSLPDIATERRREAALGFMTRNAADWTEADRAALADKVLALIAEPRFAPVFAAGSRAEVAIAGRLERPGRPPALVSGQIDRLVVGPNEVLIVDFKTNQAAPKSAAEAPAAYVRQLALYRAVLARLYPQTPIRAVLLWTEALEYMEISAPALDAALASLHVGVSILDPARGRS from the coding sequence ATGGTGAAGGCGCCGCGTCCCATTCCCGACGCGGTGCGCGCGACGCAAGCACGCGCGTCGGACCCGACCGCCTCGGCCTTCGTGTCGGCCAATGCCGGTTCTGGCAAGACACATGTGCTGGTCCAGCGTGTGATCCGCCTGTTGCTGTCGGGCGTGCCGCCGGAAAAGATCCTCTGCATCACCTTCACCAAGGCGGCTGCCGCCAACATGGCCGAGCGCGTGTTCACCACGCTCGGCCATTGGGTGACGCTGGACGATGCCGCGCTCGACGAGGCAATCCGCGCGGCCGGCATCCCCTACCCCAACGCGAAGCTGCGCCGCGAAGCGCGAAAGCTGTTCGCCTGCGCACTGGAGACGCCGGGCGGGCTGAAGGTGCAGACCATCCACGCGCTGTGCACGCGCCTGCTCCAGCAGTTTCCGTTCGAGGCCAATGTGCCGGCGCGCTTCGCCGTGATCGATGAGCGCGACCAGACCGACATGATGGAGCGTGCCAATCTGAAGGTGCTGCTGGAGGCCGCGCGCGATCCGGAGAGCGTCACCGGCCGCGCGCTGCTGACCGCGATGGCGAACGCCGCCGATGTCACCTTCAAGGAGGTCGTGCGCGAAGCCTGTCTCAGCCGCGACCATTTCATGGCCTGGACCGACGAAGCCGGCAGCGCCCAAGCCGCGGCCGCGCAGATGGCGGCGGCGCTCGGCGTCGGTGCCGCCGACCGCATCGAGGACATCGAGCAGGAGATTCTCGATGGTCCGTTCCTGCCGCGATCGCGCTGGGACGACATCGCGTTTGCGCTGGAGGACGGCAGCAAATCCGACAACGATCAAGCCGGCCGTCTTCGCGAGGCAAAGGTATTCTCCGGCAGCACGCAGGTCGACGCCTATCTCGGCGTGTTCCTCACCGACGACAAGTTGCCGCGCAAGGCGGTGTTGACCAAGAAGTTTTGCGATCACAATCCCTCCGTCGCGCGCCTGTTCGAGGCCGAGGCGCAACGCCTTGGCGGGCTGATCGAGAAGCGCCGCGCGGTCACCGTCCGCGATCGCACCGAGGCCCTCTTGCACATCGCGACCGCTGCTGCAGCGAACTACCGGCGCGAGAAGCAGGAGCGCGGGCTGCTCGACTATGACGACCTGATCGACAAGACGCTGGCCATGCTGAACCGCGTCACCTCGGGTTGGGTGCATTACAAGCTCGACCGCGGCGTCGACCATGTGCTGATCGACGAGGCCCAGGACACGAGCCCGCGGCAATGGGACATCGTCGCGCACATTATCTCCGAGTTCACCGCCGGCGAAGGCGCGCGCGAAGGTCTGAACCGCACCATCTTCGCCGTCGGCGACGAGAAGCAGTCGATCTTTTCGTTCCAGGGGGCCGCACCCCACGAATTTGATGCGCGCCGGCGCGAGCTGCACCGCAAGTTCACCGCCGCGGGGCTGAAGTTCGATCCGGTCGCCTTCACCTATTCGTTCCGCTCGGGTGCAACGATCCTCCACTCGGTCGACCACGTCTTCCGCGCGCCGGAGATCTACAAGAGCATCCATGCGCTCGAGATCGGCCATCCCCTGCACAATGCGCTCGCCGATGCAGGTCCGAGCGTGATCGAGCTCTGGGACCTCGCCGAGGCCGACGACCGCCAGGATATCGAAGGCTGGCGCGCGCCGTTCGATGGCGTCTCCGTCACCAGTCCCGAAGTCAAGCTCGCCCGCCGCATCCAGGCCGAGATCAAGCGACTGGTCGAGAGCGGCACGCTGACCGGACACGAAGGCGAACGCCGGCCGCTGCGCTATGGCGATATGCTGATCCTGGTGCGCCGACGCGGCAACGCTTTCGACGCCGTCATCCAGGCATTGAAGCACGCCAATATTCCAGTCGCCGGCGCCGACCGGCTCAAGCTCACCGAGCACATCGCGATCATCGATTTGATGAACCTCGCCGATGCGCTGCTGCTGCCGCAGGACGATCTCGCGCTCGCGGTGGCGCTCAAGAGCCCGCTGTTCGGGCTCGACGAGGACGACCTCTTTACGCTCGCCTGGGAGCGCAAGGGATCGTTGCGCCGCGCACTCGGCGAGCACGCTGCAACACATGACAAGTTCAACGCGGCGCTGCGGCGCTTGGAAGCCTGCGAGGCGCGCGCGCGCGACGAGACGCCGTTCGCCTTCTATGCCTGGCTGCTCGGCGGCGACGGCGGCCGCGCGCGCATCCTGCGGCGGCTCGGCCACGAGGCCAACGACGCGCTCGACGAATTTCTGGAGCTCGCGCTGAACTATGAGCGCAAGGCGCCGGCCTCGCTGCAGGGCTTCATGGCCTGGCTGCGCTCGGCCGATACCGAGGTGAAGCGCGACATGGAGATCTCGCGCGACGAGGTGCGGGTGATGACCGTGCACGGCGCCAAGGGCCTGGAGGCCTCGGTCGTGTTCATGGTCGACACGACGTCCTCGCCCGCGGACACGCAGCGCCTGCGTCTGATCCATGTGCCGCGCGGAAATGGCCGCGAGGTGGTGGTTTGGGCCGGCCGCAAGGCGGATGATCCGGAGCCGGTCGTCGATGCGCGCAAAGCCATGCTCGAGGAGACCGAGGACGAATATCGCCGCCTGCTCTATGTCGCGATGACGCGAGCGGCCGACCGGCTGATCGTCGGCGGCTGCATGCCCGGCAACATGAAAACGGTCCGCAAGCTGAGTTGGTACGACCTGATCGACACGGGGCTCACCGGCTCCGGCCTGGAGAAGCAAACGGTCGAGACGCCGCTAGGCAAGGTGACCCGCTTCGCCCGGCCTGAAGATGTCGCGGCGCTGGGAACGCCCGCGACCTCGGTGGACCAGGCGATCGCGCTGCCGGCGTGGCTACAGACGCCGGCGCCGCGCGAAATCCTCGACGACGATGCGGTGCGCCCGTCCGGGCAGGCCGCCGACGAAGGCCGCGCGGTTCGGACCGGCGAATCGGTCCAGTCCCGTGCGCTGGCGCTGCAGCGCGGCACGCTGGTGCACCGTCTCTTGCAATCCCTCCCCGACATCGCCACTGAGCGCCGGCGCGAAGCCGCGCTTGGCTTCATGACACGGAACGCGGCGGATTGGACGGAGGCTGACCGCGCCGCACTGGCCGACAAGGTGCTCGCCTTGATTGCCGAGCCGCGCTTCGCACCGGTCTTTGCCGCCGGCAGCCGGGCGGAGGTGGCCATCGCCGGCCGGCTGGAGCGGCCCGGCCGGCCGCCGGCGCTGGTGTCCGGGCAAATCGACCGGCTTGTCGTCGGCCCGAACGAGGTTCTGATCGTCGATTTCAAGACCAATCAAGCGGCGCCCAAGAGCGCCGCTGAGGCGCCGGCGGCCTATGTCCGGCAGCTCGCGCTGTACCGGGCGGTGCTCGCCCGGCTTTATCCCCAGACGCCGATCCGTGCCGTCCTGCTCTGGACCGAGGCTCTTGAATACATGGAGATTTCAGCCCCCGCGCTGGACGCGGCGCTGGCATCCCTTCATGTCGGCGTGAGCATCCTTGACCCGGCAAGGGGCCGTTCATAG
- the trxA gene encoding thioredoxin, protein MAVSKVSDADFEAEVLKANGPVVVDFWAEWCGPCRMIAPALDEIAGAMGDKVKIVKLNVDESPKTASKYGVMSIPTLMIFKGGEMASRQVGAAPKAKLQQWITSAV, encoded by the coding sequence ATGGCCGTTAGCAAGGTTTCCGACGCCGATTTCGAAGCCGAGGTGCTCAAGGCGAACGGCCCTGTGGTCGTCGATTTCTGGGCCGAATGGTGCGGCCCCTGTCGCATGATCGCCCCCGCGCTCGACGAGATCGCCGGCGCGATGGGCGACAAGGTCAAGATCGTCAAGCTCAACGTCGACGAGAGCCCGAAGACCGCGTCGAAGTACGGCGTGATGTCGATTCCGACCCTGATGATCTTCAAGGGCGGCGAGATGGCCTCCCGCCAGGTCGGCGCGGCGCCGAAGGCGAAGCTGCAGCAGTGGATCACCTCCGCGGTCTGA
- a CDS encoding ATP-dependent DNA ligase, with the protein MPATPAKRVRKSNPLVAMEARSVDAIPRGKEWQYEPKWDGFRCLLSRDGSHVDLRSKSGEDLARYFPEIVAAALALKPRRFTLDGEIVVPQGKAFSFDALLQRIHPAASRVKKLSQETPALYLTFDLLATAGQKQLAEKPLSERRPALEAFAKANLQSSPVFRLSSTTTSYATAKKWLAQSGGGSDGIIAKRIDLPYQAGNRDGMQKIKKSRSADCVVGGFRYATSRIANRRVVGSLLLGLYDDKGLLNHVGFTSAIKAEEKPALTDRLEALIAKPGFTGNAPGGPSRWSTERSAKWCPLKPKLVIEVCYDHFSGERFRHGTSILRWRPDKAPRQCTFEQLKQKVANPMKMLE; encoded by the coding sequence TTGCCCGCCACTCCCGCAAAACGCGTGCGAAAATCCAACCCCCTGGTTGCGATGGAGGCGCGGTCGGTCGATGCAATCCCGCGCGGCAAGGAATGGCAGTACGAACCCAAATGGGACGGCTTTCGCTGCCTGCTCTCGCGTGATGGCAGCCACGTCGATCTCCGCTCGAAATCCGGCGAGGATCTCGCGCGCTATTTTCCTGAAATTGTCGCCGCCGCTCTGGCGCTCAAGCCGCGGCGTTTCACGCTGGACGGCGAGATCGTCGTGCCGCAAGGCAAGGCCTTCTCCTTTGACGCGCTGCTGCAACGCATTCATCCCGCTGCAAGCCGCGTGAAAAAACTCTCACAGGAAACGCCGGCGCTTTATCTGACCTTCGACCTGCTCGCGACGGCCGGGCAGAAGCAGCTTGCCGAGAAGCCGCTGAGCGAACGAAGGCCGGCGCTGGAAGCTTTTGCGAAAGCCAACCTCCAAAGCAGCCCAGTCTTCCGCCTGTCGTCGACCACGACGAGCTATGCTACGGCCAAAAAGTGGCTGGCGCAGTCAGGCGGCGGCTCGGACGGCATCATCGCCAAGCGCATCGATCTGCCCTATCAGGCCGGCAATCGCGATGGCATGCAGAAGATCAAGAAATCCCGCAGCGCCGATTGCGTGGTCGGCGGCTTCCGCTATGCGACCAGCAGGATTGCGAACCGGAGAGTGGTCGGCTCGCTGCTGCTCGGGCTCTATGACGACAAGGGTCTCCTGAACCATGTCGGTTTCACCTCGGCGATCAAGGCGGAGGAGAAGCCGGCACTGACCGACCGTTTGGAGGCGCTGATCGCAAAACCCGGCTTCACCGGCAACGCGCCGGGCGGCCCGAGCCGATGGTCGACCGAACGTTCGGCGAAATGGTGCCCGCTCAAGCCGAAGCTCGTGATCGAGGTCTGCTACGATCATTTCAGCGGCGAGCGCTTCCGCCACGGCACCTCAATTCTGCGCTGGCGTCCCGACAAGGCGCCGCGGCAATGCACCTTCGAGCAGCTCAAGCAGAAGGTTGCCAATCCGATGAAGATGCTTGAGTGA
- a CDS encoding folylpolyglutamate synthase/dihydrofolate synthase family protein, with protein sequence MNASVPSAKPSLDDLIGRLSALHQKRIDLGLERMHRLLDRLGHPERKLPPVIHIAGTNGKGSTLAYLRATLEAASLRVHAYTSPYLVRINECFRLGRIGGGVLVGDDELRDALQEVERVNEGEPATVFELKTAAAFHLFAQNPADVVLLEVGLGGRLDSTNVVDAPLACVITPISMDHTDFLGETLASIAAEKAAIIKRGVPVVCAEQAPEAMAVIEAQARRMRAPLFAAGESWHVNVEHGRLVYSDDRGLMDLAAPRLFGRHQFDNAGLAIATLRATNAFKINHAAFEAGIVGAEWPARMQRITSGELLGWGPQGSEIWLDGGHNAEGGRVAAAALGDLEERVSRPLVVIAGMMANKDARGFLANFAGLTRHIIAVPIPDTENAMPVDRLADAARSFGMRVEIAPGIEAALRALSILAYEVPPRILITGSLYLAGHVLGINGTPPA encoded by the coding sequence GTGAACGCCTCTGTACCCAGTGCAAAGCCGTCGCTCGACGACCTGATCGGGCGGCTATCGGCCCTGCATCAAAAGCGCATCGATCTCGGGCTCGAGCGGATGCACCGTCTGCTCGACCGGCTCGGCCATCCCGAGCGCAAGCTGCCGCCGGTGATCCATATTGCCGGCACCAACGGCAAGGGCTCGACGCTCGCGTATCTGCGGGCGACGCTGGAGGCGGCTAGCCTGCGCGTTCACGCCTATACCTCGCCCTATCTCGTGCGCATCAACGAATGCTTTCGGCTTGGCCGTATCGGCGGCGGTGTGCTCGTTGGCGACGACGAATTGCGTGACGCGCTCCAGGAGGTCGAGCGCGTCAATGAAGGCGAGCCTGCGACCGTGTTCGAGCTGAAGACCGCCGCGGCGTTCCATCTGTTCGCGCAAAATCCGGCCGATGTGGTGCTGCTCGAAGTTGGTCTCGGTGGCCGGCTCGATTCGACCAATGTCGTCGATGCACCGCTCGCGTGCGTCATCACGCCGATCAGCATGGATCACACGGATTTCCTCGGCGAAACGTTGGCGTCGATCGCCGCGGAGAAGGCCGCCATCATCAAACGCGGCGTGCCCGTGGTTTGTGCCGAGCAGGCGCCGGAGGCGATGGCCGTGATCGAGGCCCAGGCCAGGCGCATGCGCGCGCCGCTGTTCGCTGCAGGCGAGAGCTGGCACGTCAATGTCGAGCACGGGCGGCTGGTCTATTCCGACGATCGCGGCCTGATGGATCTGGCGGCGCCGCGCCTGTTCGGCCGCCACCAGTTCGACAACGCCGGCCTTGCGATCGCGACGCTGCGTGCGACGAACGCGTTCAAGATCAATCATGCGGCGTTCGAAGCCGGCATCGTCGGCGCCGAATGGCCGGCGCGGATGCAGCGCATCACTTCGGGCGAGCTGCTCGGCTGGGGACCCCAGGGCTCCGAGATCTGGCTCGATGGCGGACACAACGCCGAGGGCGGCCGCGTCGCGGCGGCCGCGCTCGGCGACCTCGAGGAGCGGGTGTCGCGGCCGCTCGTCGTCATCGCCGGCATGATGGCCAACAAGGACGCGCGAGGCTTCCTTGCCAACTTTGCCGGCCTCACCCGTCACATCATAGCGGTGCCGATCCCGGACACCGAAAATGCCATGCCGGTCGACCGCCTCGCGGATGCCGCGCGCAGCTTCGGCATGCGCGTCGAGATCGCTCCCGGCATCGAAGCCGCCCTACGCGCGCTGTCCATCCTCGCCTACGAGGTGCCGCCGCGCATCCTGATCACCGGCTCGCTCTATCTGGCTGGCCATGTGCTCGGGATCAACGGCACGCCTCCTGCGTAA
- the accD gene encoding acetyl-CoA carboxylase, carboxyltransferase subunit beta, whose protein sequence is MNWLTNVVRPKIRNMLRRETPENLWIKCPDSGQLVFYKDVEANQFVIPGSNYHMRMGAVARLKSIFDNETWFDVALPEVTPDPLKFRDEKKYVDRIKDARARTNLNDAIKVGYGKLEGAAVVVAVQDFDFMGGSLGMAAGEAIVRGLELAVEKKSPFIVFAASGGARMQEGILSLMQMPRTTVAVQMLREAKQPYIVVLTNPTTGGVTASYAMLGDVQIAEPGALIGFAGARVIEQTIREKLPEGFQRAEYLKEHGMVDMVVHRHDLRPTLARLCRLLTKSPALEGASKPTQPVASPAQIVSAPEVAPAAPHA, encoded by the coding sequence ATGAACTGGCTTACCAATGTGGTCCGGCCGAAGATCCGCAACATGCTGCGGCGGGAGACGCCGGAGAACCTGTGGATCAAGTGTCCGGATTCCGGGCAGCTCGTGTTCTACAAGGACGTCGAGGCCAACCAGTTCGTCATCCCCGGCTCGAACTACCACATGCGCATGGGCGCGGTGGCGCGTCTGAAATCGATCTTCGACAACGAGACCTGGTTCGACGTCGCGCTGCCCGAAGTCACCCCTGATCCGCTCAAGTTCCGCGACGAGAAGAAATACGTCGACCGCATCAAGGATGCCCGCGCGCGCACCAATTTGAACGATGCGATCAAGGTCGGGTACGGCAAGCTCGAGGGCGCCGCCGTCGTCGTCGCCGTGCAGGATTTCGATTTCATGGGCGGCTCGCTCGGCATGGCCGCAGGCGAAGCCATCGTGCGCGGGCTCGAGCTCGCGGTCGAGAAGAAGTCGCCCTTCATCGTATTCGCCGCGAGCGGCGGCGCGCGCATGCAGGAAGGCATCTTGTCGCTGATGCAGATGCCGCGCACGACGGTGGCGGTGCAGATGCTGCGCGAGGCAAAGCAGCCCTACATCGTCGTCCTGACCAACCCGACCACCGGCGGCGTTACGGCGTCCTATGCGATGCTCGGCGACGTGCAGATTGCCGAGCCCGGCGCGCTGATCGGCTTCGCCGGGGCGCGCGTCATCGAGCAGACCATCCGCGAAAAACTCCCCGAGGGCTTTCAGCGCGCCGAATACCTGAAGGAACATGGCATGGTCGACATGGTCGTGCATCGCCATGATCTCCGTCCGACCCTGGCGCGGCTCTGCCGCCTGCTGACCAAGTCGCCGGCGCTTGAGGGCGCATCGAAGCCGACGCAGCCGGTGGCCAGCCCGGCCCAGATCGTATCGGCCCCCGAGGTGGCGCCGGCCGCGCCGCACGCGTGA